In one window of Pedosphaera parvula Ellin514 DNA:
- a CDS encoding YceI family protein: protein MKMSSFGISSVAAMAGAVLVLAASASAEEMVRYLGRPGSKVQIAGTSTIHDWTMDGQIIGGYMEFPKDVVLDSSQASSAGLKAGKVNAHVEASIPVHSVKSGKSGMDEVMQQAMDEKTYPKIQYHLTEMTFKEPHAAGSPLQFDTKGQLVVHGVTNTIALPVTIENVDKTKLKVVGTIPLKMTDYQVKPPAPSIGLGLIKTGDEVKISFEWMVAQPEKAVEAK, encoded by the coding sequence ATGAAAATGTCATCTTTCGGAATTTCGAGTGTTGCGGCCATGGCGGGTGCGGTCCTGGTTTTAGCTGCGTCTGCGAGCGCCGAGGAAATGGTGCGTTATCTTGGGCGACCGGGGAGCAAGGTTCAGATTGCCGGGACATCGACCATCCATGATTGGACGATGGATGGACAGATTATCGGCGGTTACATGGAGTTTCCCAAGGATGTGGTGCTGGATTCTTCACAGGCGTCGTCGGCTGGTTTGAAGGCTGGGAAAGTCAATGCGCATGTGGAGGCGTCGATTCCAGTTCACTCGGTAAAGAGTGGCAAGAGCGGAATGGATGAAGTGATGCAGCAGGCGATGGATGAGAAGACGTACCCAAAAATTCAATATCACCTGACCGAAATGACGTTTAAGGAGCCGCATGCCGCAGGCAGCCCGCTGCAGTTCGATACCAAGGGACAGTTGGTGGTGCATGGAGTTACCAACACGATTGCATTGCCGGTGACGATCGAGAATGTGGATAAGACGAAGCTTAAAGTGGTTGGCACTATTCCGCTCAAGATGACCGACTACCAGGTGAAACCACCAGCACCTTCAATAGGCTTGGGATTGATCAAAACCGGTGACGAAGTGAAGATTTCCTTTGAATGGATGGTTGCTCAACCTGAGAAGGCTGTTGAGGCGAAGTAG